The segment CGACATCGATATGGGCCGCAATGGCGGATAACCGGTTTTGGCTGCTGTTGTCATATTGATCAATCCTGATTGATCGGCTATTCCCCAATAACGCTCTTCAGGGGGAACCATGGCCAAGCTGTTCTTTTATTATTCGTCGATGAATGCGGGCAAATCGACGACGCTTTTGCAATCCAGCTTCAACTATCAGGAACGCGGCATGCAGACGCTTCTGCTAACCGTGGCGTTTGATGATCGTTTTGGTGTTGGCAAGATCGCATCGCGCATTGGCCTTGAAGCCCCGGCCGTCTTGTTTGACGGCAATACCGACCTGTGTGCCCTGATCGGGGAAAAGCTTGATGAAGGCCGGATTGATTGCGTGCTGGTGGACGAGGCGCAGTTTCTGACCAAGGATCAGGTCTGGCAGCTTTCCGATGTCGCCGACAAGCTTGGCGTGCCGGTGCTGTGCTATGGCATCCGTACCGATTTTCAGGGGCAGCTTTTCGAAGGCTCGAAATGGCTTCTGGCCTGGGCCGACAAACTAAGCGAGCTTAAGACAATCTGCCATTGCGGACGCAAGGCCGGGATGGTTCTGCGCGTTGATGAAAACGGCAATACCGTGCGCGAGGGGGCCCAGGTCGAAATCGGCGGCAATGATCGCTATGTCTCCGTCTGCCGTCAGCACTTCAAGGAAGCGATGGGTAAATAAGCCACCCGAATCTCTATTCTTCACAAAAAATGTTTAATCACATCGATTGTTCATTTTTACTCAGGAATAGATCAGGGTTGCGATTTCCGGTGCGATCAGCTTGTAAGCCACCAGCCACATCACCGCACAGGTTACGCCATCAATGATTTTCCAGGTAATTGGCCGTGCGACATAGGGCGCCAGCCACGCCGCGCCAAGGGCGATGGCAAAGAACCAGACAAAGCTCGCACTCATCGCGCCAAGCGCAAAGGTCAGCCGTTCCTCGGCGGGGAACTGCCCGCCAATCCCGCCCAGCATGACAACGGTATCAAGATAGACATGCGGGTTCAAAAGGGTTACAGCCAGTGTGGTCGATAGAACCGCCTTCCAGCCCGTCTGCCTGACATCGCTTTCTGACAGGGTTTCGGTTTTAAACAGGCGTCTCAGCGCCGCAAACCCGTACCAGATCAGAAAGGCCGCACCGCCCCATGCCGCGACTTTGGTTAGGATCGGGTAGGTGGCAACCAGCGTTCCCAGGCCGGCGACCCCGGCGGCAATCAGCACGGCATCACACAGCGCACAGATGAACGCGACCATTGCCGGATGGTTTCGGCGCAATCCTTGCCCCAACACAAAGGCGTTCTGTGCCCCGATCGCAATGATCAACCCGCCGCCAAGGCCAAATCCGGTCGCAAAGGTCAGAAGCATTTTTCATTCCGCAAAATCGTTGTCGATGCGGCAGGGATAGCAGTTTTGAGAAATAAGAAAATAGAATTATAATGATATAGCATTAGAAAATTTTATGAACGGAATGCGCGGGGTAACGTATGGCCAGCCCCGGTATCGTGCTGTTCGGAAGCTGTTTTAGGCATCACAGTAGTTAGTCGTGACGACAGGTGGCAGTTCTGATGGGGCGATCCATCCTTGGTGGCAGGCGAGTCTGCTTCGTGTCCGTGATGCATTATTGGTGGCAGGTGATCCATTGATGAATATGTGTGTGTCTGGTGGATGAAGTTGGGATAATAAAATGATCGATTACAAGCTGTTGCAGGCCAGTGCCGAGGTGATCCGGCATGGCAGTTTTGAGAAGGCGGCGCGGGATCTTGGCCTGACGCAGTCGGCCATATCCCAGCGGGTCAAGTTGCTGGAAGACCGGTTGGGGCAGCCATTGATCATCCGGTCCAAACCGATTGCCGCGACCGATGCGGGCAAGCGGCTGTTGCAGCATTATCAGCGGGTCAGCCTGCTTGAGCAGGAATTATATGATGAACTGCCAAAGCTGCATTCGGCCAGCCGTTCCGGCCAGATCGCGATTGCGGTCAATGCCGACAGTCTGGCGACCTGGTTTGTCAAAGTTCCCAAAAGGTTATTTCACGAGCTTGACCTGCTGGTGCATCTGACGGTCGATGACGAGGCCCTTAATCACGAGGCGCTTCAGGCTGGTACCGTGCTGGGCGCGGTCAGTTTACGGCCCGATCCGATACAGGGATGCCGGGTGCGGCCATTGGGGGCGATGCGCTATATCATGGTGGTAGCGCCGGAATTCCGGGACCGTTATTTTGCCAATGGGGTGACGGCGGATGCGTTGCGATCCTGTCCGGCGGTGAATTTTTCGCGCCATGACGAATTGCAAAACCAGTTCTTAAACAGGTATTTCGGATTGGTCCCAGGGGAATTTCCGGCCCATACGGTGCCAAGTTCACAAGGTTTCGTTACCGTGGCCGAGCATGGTATCGCCTATGCCGTGGTTGAGGAGCATCAGGCGGCGGAAGGTTTACAGAGCGGACGGTTGGTGCAGCCATGCCCGCATGTAATCGAACGGCCGCTTTATTGGCATCACTGGAATATGCAAAGCGGATTGCTGTCGCAGGTCAACGAGATCGTTCTGGGTGAAGCGCGCCATTATTTGCCCCAAATCGGGAACTAAAGGGTTGGGATCGCGTTTATTTTCGGTTTTCGCCATATGGCATAAGGACGATCCGATTTGCCAATCAGATTTGACAGGGGATGAATTCTGCCGCTTACTCACATGACTTCCAGACTGTGCGCTAACGCCTTATGGAAACAGGAAGATTGAATGTCGCATCGCCTTGTTGCCTGTGAACATTGCGATTACCTGCATGTTGAAGACGACATCCCGCCGGGCTTTGTGGCGCGGTGCGTACGCTGCGGGTCGCCCTTGTATCAGGCGCAGAAGGGCACTGTGGAACGGCCGCTGGCCTTCGCCATTACCGCACTTGTCCTGTTTCTGATTGCCAATTCATTTCCGATCCTGACCTTTGCCATGGAAGGGCGCACCGAAAGCAACACGCTGCTGAGCGGGGTTGCAACCTTCTGGCAGGAAGGTTTTCCGTTTCTGGCCTTTATGGTCGCGTTAACATCAATTGCGGCCCCGCTGATGTTGATCGGGGCGTATATCTATGTTCTTGCACCGCTTTATTTCGGCTTTGTCGTGCCGGGCCTGCGGGCGGTCTGGCGGGTTTTGGCGGTGATCCGGCCCTGGTCGATGCTGGATGTGTTCCTGATCGGGCTTCTGGTCGCGCTGACCAAGCTGACGGATTTTGCAGATGTCATTGCCGGGCCTGCCTTTTATGCGGTTTGTCTGCTGATCCCGGCGACATTGCTGATGAGTACGACGCTGGATCCAAGGACCATCTGGCGGCGACTGGCGCCGGAAAATTTGCGCTATGCGACGCTTGAGGATCTGGAAGAGCTGCGTGCCAATGCCGGGCAGACAAAGGCAACCGGCTGGATGACCTGCGAAACATGCGCGTTTGTCGTAACCGATAGTGCGGCACGGGAAACCGGCGGGAAATGTCCACGATGCGGGACGCATCTGCATCATCGCAAGGCAGGAGGCCTGTCGCGGGCGTGGGCGCTTCTGGTGGCGGCGATGGTGCTTTATATCCCGGCCAATATTTTCCCGATCATGACGATCACATATCTGGGACGCGCAAAATCCGATACCATCCTGTCGGGGGTGGCGGTTTTGATGCAGTCGGGTGAATGGCCGATTGCGATTGTTGTTTTTACGGCCAGCATCGTGGTGCCGATCCTGAAAATCGTGCTGTTGGGGTGGGTTTATGTTGCAACAGGGTTGGAATTGAGCGGGCCGCTTCGGCAGCGGACGCTGGTCTACCGGATCACGGAACTGATCGGCCGGTGGTCGATGGTTGATGTGTTCATGGTTTCGATACTGGCAGCACTTGTGAAATTGGGTAACATTGCAACCGTTGCACCGGGATTTGGTGCCGTGGCCTTCTGTGCCGTGGTCATTCTGACCATGCTGTCGGCGATGGCGTTTGATCCACGGCTGATCTGGGATCGGGCGGGAATGCAAAAGGAACAGGGGATGTCATCATGACGGACGACACCAGCCGGAATGCCGATCAGGGGCAGCCGGGCAGGCCCGAGGTGAAAAAGGCATTTCAGAACCTGCCGGTTATCTGGATCGTGCCGATTGTCGCGTTGATCATTGGCGGCTGGCTGTTATGGCGCGAAGCGTCGGCCAAGGGCCCGGAAATCACCGTAACATTTGAATCGGCCGAAGGACTGACAGCGGGCAAAACCGCGGTGCGGTATCGTGATGTCGATGTCGGGCAGGTGACCGAAATCAATCTGAGCAAGGATTTTGACCATGTCGTGCTGACCCTGCGCATGACTTCGGATTTCGAGCCCTATCTGACTGAGAACACCAAATTCTGGGTGGTGCGCCCGCGTGTTTCTGCACAGGGTATTTCCGGCCTGCAAACCATCGTTTCAGGCGCCTATATCGAAGTTGTACCCGATAAATCGGGCAAGGAAGCGCGCGAATTTACCGGATCGGAAGAACCGGAATATGTGCCCGATGGTACGGATGGTACACGCTTTATCCTGATGGCGGAGGAGCTCGGTTCGGTCGCGTCGGGAACCCCGGTTCTGCTGCGCGGGGTCGAGGTTGGCGAGGTCCTTGATACCAACCTGGATTCCGCCGCCGAAAAGGTGTCTATCCCGATCTATATTCGTAAACCGTTTGATGCATTGGTCAAGCGCGATACACGGTTCTGGAATTCAAGCGGCATCAGCCTTGATCTGAATGCGGAAGGTTTTTCGGTGCGTGCACAATCGGTGCGCTCAGTGTTGGCTGGCGGGATCAATTTCTATACGCCGGAAGAAAGCCTTAATTCCGAAACAGCGAAATCCGATACGGTATTCCGGCTTAATGATAATCGCAAACAGGCGGAAATTCTGGCACATGGCATCACTCAGAAATACATGCTGTATTTCAATTCATCCGTTCGGGGGCTGACGCCGGGGGCACCGGTGGAATTCAACGGCATCCGTGTGGGTACGGTCAACAGCGTCAATCTGGAATATGTTGTGCCGAACCAGTCATTCCGGGTGCCGGTCGAAGTCACGCTGGAACCGGAACGGGTACAGATGGTTGGTGGGCAGAATCCCGAAAATACCGACTATGCGCAGATCATGGATATTCTGGTCGAGCGCGGCTTGCGGGCGCGTCTGAAAACCGGAAGCTTTATCACCGGTCAACTGTTTGTCGATCTTGGCATGTATCCGGTGACACCT is part of the Thalassospira lucentensis genome and harbors:
- a CDS encoding thymidine kinase, with the translated sequence MAKLFFYYSSMNAGKSTTLLQSSFNYQERGMQTLLLTVAFDDRFGVGKIASRIGLEAPAVLFDGNTDLCALIGEKLDEGRIDCVLVDEAQFLTKDQVWQLSDVADKLGVPVLCYGIRTDFQGQLFEGSKWLLAWADKLSELKTICHCGRKAGMVLRVDENGNTVREGAQVEIGGNDRYVSVCRQHFKEAMGK
- a CDS encoding LysE/ArgO family amino acid transporter; translation: MLLTFATGFGLGGGLIIAIGAQNAFVLGQGLRRNHPAMVAFICALCDAVLIAAGVAGLGTLVATYPILTKVAAWGGAAFLIWYGFAALRRLFKTETLSESDVRQTGWKAVLSTTLAVTLLNPHVYLDTVVMLGGIGGQFPAEERLTFALGAMSASFVWFFAIALGAAWLAPYVARPITWKIIDGVTCAVMWLVAYKLIAPEIATLIYS
- a CDS encoding LysR family transcriptional regulator ArgP; the protein is MIDYKLLQASAEVIRHGSFEKAARDLGLTQSAISQRVKLLEDRLGQPLIIRSKPIAATDAGKRLLQHYQRVSLLEQELYDELPKLHSASRSGQIAIAVNADSLATWFVKVPKRLFHELDLLVHLTVDDEALNHEALQAGTVLGAVSLRPDPIQGCRVRPLGAMRYIMVVAPEFRDRYFANGVTADALRSCPAVNFSRHDELQNQFLNRYFGLVPGEFPAHTVPSSQGFVTVAEHGIAYAVVEEHQAAEGLQSGRLVQPCPHVIERPLYWHHWNMQSGLLSQVNEIVLGEARHYLPQIGN
- a CDS encoding paraquat-inducible protein A, yielding MSHRLVACEHCDYLHVEDDIPPGFVARCVRCGSPLYQAQKGTVERPLAFAITALVLFLIANSFPILTFAMEGRTESNTLLSGVATFWQEGFPFLAFMVALTSIAAPLMLIGAYIYVLAPLYFGFVVPGLRAVWRVLAVIRPWSMLDVFLIGLLVALTKLTDFADVIAGPAFYAVCLLIPATLLMSTTLDPRTIWRRLAPENLRYATLEDLEELRANAGQTKATGWMTCETCAFVVTDSAARETGGKCPRCGTHLHHRKAGGLSRAWALLVAAMVLYIPANIFPIMTITYLGRAKSDTILSGVAVLMQSGEWPIAIVVFTASIVVPILKIVLLGWVYVATGLELSGPLRQRTLVYRITELIGRWSMVDVFMVSILAALVKLGNIATVAPGFGAVAFCAVVILTMLSAMAFDPRLIWDRAGMQKEQGMSS
- a CDS encoding intermembrane transport protein PqiB, whose protein sequence is MTDDTSRNADQGQPGRPEVKKAFQNLPVIWIVPIVALIIGGWLLWREASAKGPEITVTFESAEGLTAGKTAVRYRDVDVGQVTEINLSKDFDHVVLTLRMTSDFEPYLTENTKFWVVRPRVSAQGISGLQTIVSGAYIEVVPDKSGKEAREFTGSEEPEYVPDGTDGTRFILMAEELGSVASGTPVLLRGVEVGEVLDTNLDSAAEKVSIPIYIRKPFDALVKRDTRFWNSSGISLDLNAEGFSVRAQSVRSVLAGGINFYTPEESLNSETAKSDTVFRLNDNRKQAEILAHGITQKYMLYFNSSVRGLTPGAPVEFNGIRVGTVNSVNLEYVVPNQSFRVPVEVTLEPERVQMVGGQNPENTDYAQIMDILVERGLRARLKTGSFITGQLFVDLGMYPVTPARYLGDGQARIPELPTLPQKIDEISNSLSSLLEKVETFPIEEIGIRLLGTVEGMENIVTSPAIIEGMDSLKQAAAGVNQLVTNLDTSVLPATQKALETAQVALGGVRDVTSPSSPVRYNFEETMKELSAAARSLRDLAEFLEQNPNALILGKPGRREEE